One part of the Deltaproteobacteria bacterium genome encodes these proteins:
- a CDS encoding ATP-binding protein → MRAAHRAERSERTLLVGRIFAAALLPTMGYFIFQDIVLLGVGDGWLWRLTAIVPALAFLLLSLGPLKRRPDWVAPVHALTLAGAVVNICGLTFHLFAQEGVPLEHRYGAVTGIVLSQGATFVFAAGARRFLAPVLLLPLAALLIGLLALGALDRESLTLFSNPVVMAGALVASAWVFERMSLREFEARRLAERRHTDLARTLGRLSHSNEELSLLANALAHDLRQPLQSITLLIEVLERRLAGRGTGKPADEIVKDLGEIADGMADRISNVLEYARLDTRMPPRIDVDLGAVVEHVRRDLQAALERSGTILQVGTLPVVAGDASQLEMLFQNLIENAIKYARPGRAPTIRIHAEPLGDLVRIWVEDEGLGVTEAEARRIFEPFERLKRGETKPGLGLGLAACKKIVRRHGGEIGAEPGREAGSRFFFTLPVRGLTPLPDLSDE, encoded by the coding sequence GTGCGCGCGGCGCACCGGGCCGAGCGCAGCGAGCGGACGCTCCTGGTCGGCCGGATCTTCGCCGCCGCCCTGCTGCCCACCATGGGCTACTTCATCTTCCAGGACATCGTCCTCCTGGGCGTCGGTGACGGCTGGCTCTGGCGCCTGACCGCCATCGTCCCGGCGCTGGCCTTCCTCCTCCTCTCCCTCGGCCCCCTGAAGCGGCGGCCCGACTGGGTGGCCCCCGTCCACGCCCTCACCCTCGCCGGCGCGGTGGTGAACATCTGCGGGCTGACCTTCCACCTCTTCGCCCAGGAGGGCGTCCCCCTCGAGCACCGCTACGGAGCCGTCACCGGCATCGTCCTGTCGCAGGGCGCCACCTTCGTCTTCGCCGCGGGCGCCCGCCGCTTCCTGGCGCCGGTGCTCCTCCTCCCCCTCGCGGCCCTGCTGATCGGCCTGCTCGCCCTCGGCGCCCTCGATCGCGAGTCGCTGACCCTCTTCAGCAACCCCGTGGTGATGGCCGGCGCCCTGGTCGCCTCGGCCTGGGTCTTCGAGCGGATGAGCCTGCGGGAGTTCGAGGCCCGGCGCCTGGCCGAGCGCCGCCACACCGACCTCGCCCGCACCCTCGGGCGCCTCTCCCACTCGAACGAGGAGCTCAGCCTCCTGGCCAACGCCCTGGCCCACGATCTGCGCCAGCCCCTGCAGAGCATCACCCTCCTCATCGAGGTGCTCGAGCGGCGCCTCGCCGGCCGGGGGACGGGCAAGCCCGCGGACGAGATCGTCAAGGACCTGGGAGAGATCGCCGATGGCATGGCGGACCGGATCTCGAACGTCCTCGAGTACGCCCGCCTCGACACCCGGATGCCTCCGAGGATCGACGTCGATCTCGGCGCGGTGGTCGAGCACGTCCGCCGGGATCTGCAGGCGGCGCTGGAGCGGAGCGGCACGATCCTCCAGGTCGGGACCCTCCCGGTGGTCGCGGGAGACGCCTCCCAGCTGGAGATGCTCTTCCAGAACCTGATCGAGAACGCCATCAAGTACGCCCGTCCGGGCCGGGCGCCCACGATCCGGATCCACGCCGAGCCCCTGGGCGACCTCGTCCGGATCTGGGTCGAGGACGAGGGCCTGGGCGTCACGGAGGCCGAGGCCCGGCGGATCTTCGAGCCCTTCGAGCGGCTCAAGCGCGGCGAGACGAAGCCGGGCCTGGGGCTCGGCCTCGCCGCCTGCAAGAAGATCGTGCGGCGGCACGGCGGGGAGATCGGCGCCGAACCCGGCCGGGAGGCCGGCTCCCGCTTCTTCTTCACCCTGCCGGTGAGGGGGCTGACCCCGCTCCCGGACCTCTCCGACGAGTAG
- a CDS encoding aspartate aminotransferase family protein gives MSMKELIQERLKSGDFLDQKHVHPRLMKMLQMGGMNTPFVRAEGHYLFDTQGKRYLDLLSGGGVYFFGRNHPKVNAAIRDVVEMDVPNLCVVNASILGGLLAERILKLAGKGFSKVQYANSGAEANEVAIRFSRFVTRRRRYLHLEGAFHGRSYGAISLCGFNQMKEGMEPRMPICTSIRPNDLAALRRELSKGDVAALFMEACQGMTLDVLDHDYLREARKLCDEFGTLLVLDEVQTGFGRLGEKWFAFQAAGILPDMVTLSKVLSGGQMPVAAVLVGEHVYDQVFKSFQSGPIYFSTFGENNLAMAAGLATLDVLEEMDAPAAAARVSQKIRAGLNDLATRYDVIDRVAGKGMMIGTYFKNTDSSALLKAQQALMGAFDKASFGAAMNVRLFTEHQVIVQVPGPGLNAIKILPPITLTDEDIQYFLDSYEGAIQSMYGASTGPALALGKTAVTDAVKSAAKKVKAVAGVEKGAGPVPEPKKAAAAGGSAGKKS, from the coding sequence ATGAGCATGAAGGAGCTCATCCAGGAGCGGCTGAAGTCCGGCGACTTCCTGGACCAGAAGCACGTCCACCCCCGTCTGATGAAGATGCTCCAGATGGGCGGGATGAACACGCCCTTCGTGCGGGCGGAGGGGCACTACCTCTTCGACACCCAGGGGAAGCGCTACCTCGACCTGCTCTCCGGCGGCGGCGTCTACTTCTTCGGGCGCAACCACCCGAAGGTCAACGCGGCCATCCGCGACGTCGTCGAGATGGACGTCCCCAACCTCTGCGTGGTGAACGCCTCGATCCTCGGCGGGCTCCTCGCCGAGCGGATCCTCAAGCTCGCCGGCAAGGGCTTCTCCAAGGTGCAGTACGCCAACTCGGGCGCCGAGGCGAACGAGGTGGCCATCCGCTTCTCCCGCTTCGTCACCCGGCGGCGGCGCTACCTCCACCTCGAGGGCGCCTTCCACGGGCGGAGCTACGGGGCCATCAGCCTCTGTGGCTTCAACCAGATGAAGGAGGGGATGGAGCCGCGGATGCCGATCTGCACCTCGATCCGCCCCAACGACCTCGCCGCCCTGCGCCGCGAGCTCTCCAAGGGTGACGTGGCGGCCCTCTTCATGGAGGCCTGCCAGGGCATGACCCTCGACGTGCTCGACCACGACTACCTGCGCGAGGCGCGGAAGCTCTGCGACGAGTTCGGCACCCTGCTGGTCCTCGACGAGGTGCAGACCGGCTTCGGCCGCCTCGGCGAGAAGTGGTTCGCCTTCCAGGCCGCCGGGATCCTGCCCGACATGGTGACCCTCTCGAAGGTCCTCTCCGGCGGTCAGATGCCGGTGGCGGCCGTGCTCGTGGGTGAGCACGTCTACGATCAGGTCTTCAAGAGCTTCCAGTCCGGGCCGATCTACTTCTCCACCTTCGGCGAGAACAACCTCGCCATGGCCGCCGGGCTGGCGACCCTCGACGTCCTCGAGGAGATGGACGCCCCGGCCGCCGCCGCCCGGGTCAGCCAGAAGATCCGCGCCGGCCTCAACGATCTGGCCACCCGCTACGACGTCATCGACCGCGTCGCGGGCAAGGGCATGATGATCGGCACCTACTTCAAGAACACCGACTCGAGCGCGCTCCTCAAGGCCCAGCAGGCCCTGATGGGCGCCTTCGACAAGGCCAGCTTCGGCGCCGCGATGAACGTCCGGCTCTTCACCGAGCACCAGGTCATCGTCCAGGTGCCCGGCCCGGGCCTGAACGCCATCAAGATCCTGCCGCCGATCACGCTGACCGACGAGGACATCCAGTACTTCCTCGACAGCTACGAGGGCGCCATCCAGAGCATGTACGGCGCCTCCACCGGCCCGGCCCTCGCGCTGGGCAAGACCGCCGTCACCGACGCCGTGAAGTCCGCGGCCAAGAAGGTGAAGGCCGTCGCCGGCGTGGAGAAGGGCGCCGGCCCGGTCCCGGAGCCGAAGAAGGCCGCGGCCGCCGGAGGTAGCGCCGGAAAAAAAAGCTGA
- a CDS encoding adenylate/guanylate cyclase domain-containing protein, giving the protein MSALDILNANKDLIVEATQARITERLPRYALLNPAELRVQVEAMIESSLLFLEDDDADRLLDQFRVTSTRRVQQGLSISDFLQALFCVIPAVRKVIAAENGGNLHGVEGYTELETRIFDLFTTAAGMFAEVTNQQLRSKNQELNRLSQQQARYEAQLEAENVAVNEALIQANEFNQRVIESLTSGLMVVAAHDGIVNLYTTRMEEILGIPAERVLGKSVEDFSEVVNLDVAALVQRVRSEGRIGLTKLKLNRGDGQTISVFARAQRMYDAAGNPEGTVVVLDDITERELLVESFSRYVSRELVQQVLARSHKLDLGGELQTCSILFADIRGFTTIAESLNPHELHGLLNDYFRVVVEALTHHGGFIDKFIGDNVMAIFSRGSPEHAARSAVDAAAAIVRGLEALNVDREDRGQIPVHAGVGINTGEVMLGNIGNLDRMDFTAIGDAVNVAARLQALAGHGEVLIGSATVELLGEAGDLEKRDEQQVRGRSRPVRFFQLKR; this is encoded by the coding sequence GTGAGCGCTCTCGACATCCTCAATGCGAACAAAGACCTCATCGTGGAGGCCACCCAGGCCCGGATCACCGAGCGCCTGCCTCGCTACGCCCTGCTCAACCCCGCGGAGCTGAGGGTGCAGGTCGAGGCGATGATCGAGAGCAGCCTCCTCTTCCTCGAGGACGACGACGCCGATCGCCTCCTCGATCAGTTCCGGGTGACCTCGACCCGGCGGGTGCAGCAGGGGCTGTCGATCTCGGACTTCCTCCAGGCGCTCTTCTGCGTCATCCCCGCCGTCCGCAAGGTGATCGCCGCCGAGAACGGGGGCAACCTGCACGGGGTCGAGGGCTACACCGAGCTCGAGACCCGGATCTTCGATCTCTTCACCACCGCCGCCGGGATGTTCGCCGAGGTGACCAACCAGCAGCTCCGCTCCAAGAACCAGGAGCTCAACCGCCTCTCCCAGCAGCAGGCGCGCTACGAGGCGCAGCTCGAGGCCGAGAACGTCGCGGTGAACGAGGCGCTGATCCAGGCCAACGAATTCAACCAGCGGGTGATCGAGAGCCTCACCTCGGGCCTGATGGTGGTCGCCGCGCACGACGGCATCGTCAACCTCTACACCACCCGGATGGAGGAGATCCTCGGCATCCCCGCCGAGCGGGTCCTCGGCAAGTCGGTGGAGGACTTCTCCGAGGTCGTGAACCTCGACGTGGCCGCCCTCGTCCAGCGGGTTCGCAGCGAGGGGCGGATCGGCCTGACCAAGCTCAAGCTGAACCGGGGGGACGGCCAGACGATCTCGGTCTTCGCCCGAGCCCAGCGGATGTACGACGCCGCCGGCAACCCCGAGGGCACGGTGGTGGTGCTCGACGACATCACCGAGCGGGAGCTGCTGGTCGAGTCCTTCTCGCGCTACGTCTCGCGCGAGCTGGTGCAGCAGGTGCTGGCGCGCTCGCACAAGCTCGACCTGGGCGGCGAGCTGCAGACCTGCTCGATCCTCTTCGCCGACATCCGGGGCTTCACGACCATCGCCGAGAGCCTGAACCCCCACGAGCTGCACGGCCTCCTCAACGACTACTTCCGGGTGGTGGTCGAGGCCCTCACGCACCACGGCGGCTTCATCGACAAATTCATCGGCGACAACGTGATGGCCATCTTCTCCCGGGGCTCGCCCGAGCACGCGGCCCGCTCGGCCGTCGACGCGGCCGCCGCCATCGTGCGGGGCCTGGAGGCGCTGAACGTCGATCGCGAGGATCGGGGCCAGATCCCGGTCCACGCCGGGGTGGGGATCAACACCGGCGAGGTGATGCTGGGCAACATCGGCAACCTCGACCGGATGGACTTCACCGCCATCGGCGACGCGGTGAACGTCGCGGCCCGCCTGCAGGCCCTGGCGGGGCACGGCGAGGTCCTCATCGGATCCGCCACCGTCGAGCTCCTCGGAGAGGCCGGCGATCTCGAGAAGCGCGACGAGCAGCAGGTGCGCGGCCGCAGCCGGCCGGTGCGCTTCTTCCAGCTCAAGCGCTAG
- a CDS encoding RNA polymerase sigma factor, translated as MEVDARALETVDDRFLVARANGGDRAAFDALYQRHKGWVLALAWKLTGSEADALDVLQESFVYFFGRFPGFELTGALRSYLFPLVKHQAISLMRRRRRSVSLEAEEEAGRPEAEPSFQPAPDHDLEVRLQSLSPGHRQVVHQRFVLGMKLEEIAEALEIPPGTVKSRLHHALRKLREREEAEDASLERGPP; from the coding sequence ATGGAGGTCGACGCGCGAGCCCTGGAGACGGTCGACGATCGCTTCCTCGTGGCCCGGGCCAACGGGGGCGACCGGGCCGCCTTCGACGCCCTCTACCAGCGCCACAAGGGCTGGGTCCTGGCCCTGGCCTGGAAGCTGACCGGCTCGGAGGCCGACGCCCTGGACGTGCTCCAGGAGAGCTTCGTCTACTTCTTCGGGCGCTTCCCGGGCTTCGAGCTCACCGGCGCGCTTCGCAGCTACCTCTTCCCCCTGGTCAAGCACCAGGCCATCAGCCTGATGCGCCGGCGCCGCCGCTCGGTCTCCCTGGAGGCCGAGGAGGAGGCCGGGCGGCCGGAGGCGGAGCCCAGCTTCCAGCCGGCCCCGGACCACGACCTGGAGGTGCGCCTCCAGAGCCTCTCCCCCGGCCACCGGCAGGTGGTGCACCAGCGCTTCGTGCTGGGGATGAAGCTCGAGGAGATCGCCGAGGCCCTCGAGATCCCCCCGGGGACGGTCAAGAGCCGCCTCCACCACGCCCTGCGCAAGCTGCGGGAGCGGGAGGAGGCCGAGGACGCCTCCCTCGAGCGGGGCCCTCCGTAG
- a CDS encoding sulfotransferase, which translates to MRANELIDRWSQEQLATGIETGALLKMLKAGGWKPNLDYLHRVAMLGGLSLPSTLLGRVDDAMYASKLAQMDIDPTPLIVIGHWRSGTTHLHGLLGRDPNHTYSTVYQVVFPSSFLATGKIGPRLLKNALPPTRTYDNMAHGWFEPAEDEIGLLKLTGGLSFYSALMFPDRYAQYEKYIDFLEATEEERRIWKNAVTLFIKKMMLATGGKRVILKSCPHSARIRMLLELFPDAKFIHIHRHPARVFRSMVHMRSKVDWENFLSRPEQAFLDQRWEHTALLGERLFTRIIEDRELIPEQNLVEIAYGDFIGNETRVLREIYDKFNLPDWERFERVLTPYLDTLKGYKVNKLTMEPELADFVYERWQQVYDTYGYTKEFKS; encoded by the coding sequence ATGCGCGCGAACGAGCTGATCGACAGGTGGTCGCAGGAGCAGCTGGCCACCGGCATCGAGACCGGTGCCCTTCTCAAGATGCTGAAGGCCGGCGGCTGGAAGCCGAACCTGGACTACCTCCACCGGGTGGCCATGCTCGGCGGCCTCTCCTTGCCCTCGACCCTCCTGGGGCGGGTCGACGACGCCATGTACGCCAGCAAGCTGGCCCAGATGGACATCGATCCCACCCCGCTGATCGTCATCGGGCACTGGCGCTCGGGCACCACCCACCTCCACGGGCTGCTCGGCAGGGATCCGAACCACACCTACTCCACGGTCTATCAGGTGGTCTTCCCCTCCAGCTTCCTGGCCACCGGCAAGATCGGACCGAGGCTGCTGAAGAACGCCCTGCCGCCGACCCGGACCTACGACAACATGGCCCACGGCTGGTTCGAGCCCGCCGAGGACGAGATCGGCCTGCTGAAGCTCACCGGCGGCCTCTCCTTCTACTCGGCCCTGATGTTCCCGGACCGCTACGCCCAGTACGAGAAGTACATCGACTTCCTCGAGGCCACCGAGGAGGAGCGGCGCATCTGGAAGAACGCGGTGACCCTCTTCATCAAGAAGATGATGCTGGCGACCGGCGGCAAGCGCGTCATCCTCAAGAGCTGCCCTCACTCGGCGCGGATCCGGATGCTCCTCGAGCTCTTCCCGGACGCCAAGTTCATCCACATCCACCGCCACCCGGCGCGGGTCTTCCGCTCGATGGTGCACATGCGCTCGAAGGTGGACTGGGAGAACTTCCTGAGCCGCCCCGAGCAGGCCTTCCTCGATCAGCGCTGGGAGCACACCGCGCTGCTGGGTGAGCGGCTCTTCACCCGCATCATCGAGGACCGAGAGCTCATCCCCGAGCAGAACCTGGTCGAGATCGCCTACGGCGACTTCATCGGCAACGAGACCCGGGTGCTGCGGGAGATCTACGACAAGTTCAACCTGCCCGACTGGGAGCGCTTCGAGCGGGTGCTGACGCCCTACCTCGACACCCTCAAGGGCTACAAGGTCAACAAGCTGACCATGGAGCCGGAGCTCGCCGACTTCGTCTACGAGCGCTGGCAGCAGGTCTACGACACCTACGGGTACACCAAGGAGTTCAAGTCATGA
- a CDS encoding leucyl aminopeptidase, whose translation MSLPKIRLITLDPRKQKADLLVLPVYAGELGSKKKRRELLDRTAKAFRGQLEALAKAEKFTGKNGEVLELPTQGKLPVTRLRLVGLGRSGQKSSRRLRVAVAGALRVARSRDTRTVIVAIPEDQQTAMGVRGAAEGAVLGAYAFDRYLSPGKDKRGLVPVREVALAGNPKDEAQKAAAALGFAIAEATCMARDLVNEPAGEMTPLELADRAKALAAAHGLKYRHLNAAQIQKENMGMFWGVARGSDIEPRLIVLEYQPKQKTEDKGIALVGKGVTFDSGGYDLKGPAFMLDMKMDMGGAAAVISVMRAVAEIAPPFPVVAYAGACENLVSGHAYKPGDVLKSRKGKTVEINNTDAEGRLVLGDVLDYACSHGHKTVIDVATLTGAAMVALGPYTVGLLSNDDALASSLKEASKAAGEDFWRMPLNPALREQLKSSIADLRNTGERFGGCITAALFLENFVGEGVAWAHLDIAGPAYATKPKGVDPKGGTGASVRTLAQLILDRMSAS comes from the coding sequence ATGTCCCTGCCGAAGATCCGTCTGATCACCCTCGATCCCCGCAAGCAGAAGGCGGATCTCCTGGTACTCCCCGTCTACGCCGGCGAGCTCGGCTCGAAGAAGAAGCGGCGGGAGCTCCTCGACCGCACGGCCAAGGCCTTCCGCGGCCAACTCGAGGCCCTGGCCAAGGCCGAGAAGTTCACCGGCAAGAACGGTGAGGTGCTGGAGCTTCCCACCCAGGGCAAGCTGCCGGTGACCCGCCTGCGCCTGGTGGGCCTGGGCCGCAGCGGCCAGAAGAGCAGCCGCCGCCTGCGGGTGGCCGTGGCCGGCGCCCTGCGGGTCGCCCGCTCCCGGGACACCCGGACGGTGATCGTGGCGATCCCCGAGGACCAGCAGACCGCCATGGGCGTGCGCGGCGCCGCCGAGGGCGCGGTCCTGGGCGCCTACGCCTTCGATCGCTACCTCTCCCCGGGCAAGGACAAGCGGGGCCTGGTCCCCGTGCGCGAGGTCGCCCTGGCGGGCAACCCGAAGGACGAGGCGCAGAAGGCCGCCGCCGCCCTCGGCTTCGCGATCGCCGAGGCCACCTGCATGGCCCGCGACCTCGTGAACGAGCCCGCGGGCGAGATGACCCCGCTGGAGCTGGCCGATCGCGCCAAGGCCCTCGCCGCCGCCCACGGCCTGAAGTACCGGCACCTGAACGCCGCCCAGATCCAGAAGGAGAACATGGGCATGTTCTGGGGCGTGGCGCGGGGCTCGGACATCGAGCCGCGGCTCATCGTCCTGGAGTACCAGCCCAAGCAGAAGACCGAGGACAAGGGCATCGCCCTGGTCGGCAAGGGCGTGACCTTCGACTCCGGCGGCTACGACCTGAAGGGCCCCGCCTTCATGCTCGACATGAAGATGGACATGGGCGGCGCCGCCGCCGTCATCTCGGTGATGCGGGCCGTGGCCGAGATCGCCCCGCCCTTCCCCGTCGTCGCCTACGCCGGCGCCTGCGAGAACCTCGTCTCGGGACACGCCTACAAGCCCGGCGACGTGCTCAAGAGCCGCAAGGGCAAGACCGTCGAGATCAACAACACCGACGCCGAGGGGCGGCTGGTGCTCGGCGACGTCCTCGACTACGCCTGCAGCCACGGCCACAAGACGGTCATCGACGTGGCCACCCTCACCGGCGCGGCCATGGTCGCCCTCGGGCCCTACACGGTCGGGCTGCTCTCGAACGACGACGCCCTGGCCAGCAGCCTCAAGGAGGCCAGCAAGGCGGCCGGCGAGGACTTCTGGCGCATGCCGCTGAACCCGGCCCTGCGCGAGCAGCTCAAGAGCTCCATCGCGGACCTGCGCAACACCGGCGAGCGCTTCGGCGGCTGCATCACCGCCGCCCTCTTCCTCGAGAACTTCGTGGGTGAGGGCGTGGCCTGGGCCCACCTCGACATCGCGGGCCCGGCCTACGCCACCAAGCCCAAGGGCGTGGACCCCAAGGGCGGCACCGGCGCCAGCGTGCGCACCCTGGCCCAGCTGATCCTCGACCGGATGAGCGCCAGCTAG